From the Macaca nemestrina isolate mMacNem1 chromosome 7, mMacNem.hap1, whole genome shotgun sequence genome, one window contains:
- the LOC105499088 gene encoding uncharacterized protein isoform X7, producing MRPWRMSKRELTPATSLPHGGHFGLMSSTSVPDGETGGRLALDLLFLGQWPLARCPVPDALKLRSFMVHWSPALSCGEHIRVPLESCVSELFCPGGAMALSGIGFGGQEGQRCPVSMMDGEPGRRVVLGPHRPQASVLQPGAHPSSALKLRSSPARWSPALSCVSFSSQAGPLALTGIVSFSSQAGALVLTGIVSSSAQVGPMALSGIDGKPGGRVVLGPHRPQASVLQPGAHPPGVLKLNPPWHPGLLLSCVSFSSQAGPLALTGIVSSSTQRAPWH from the exons ATGCGTCCATGGAGGATGAGCAAGCGTGAACTGACCCCCGCTACCTCCTTACCACATGGAGGTCATTTTGGACTCATGTCCTCCACCTCTGTCCCAGATGGTGAGACCGGAGGAAGGCTTGCATTGGACCTGCTGTTCCTGGGCCAGTGGCCATTAGCCCGGTGCCCAGTCCCTGATGCTCTGAAGCTCAGGTCCTTCATGGTGCACTGGTCTCCTGCACTGAGCTGTGGTGAGCACATCCGGGTCCCGCTGGAATCATGTGTGAG TGAGCTCTTCTGTCCAGGTGGGGCCATGGCCTTAAGCGGCATAG GGTTTGGTGGCCAGGAGGGTCAACGGTGCCCCGTTTCCATGATGG ATGGTGAGCCTGGAAGAAGAGTTGTGTTGGGCCCCCACAGGCCCCAGGCCAGTGTCCTTCAGCCTGGTGCTCATCCCTCCAGTGCATTGAAGCTCAGATCCTCCCCGGCACGCTGGTCTCCTGCACTGAGCTGTG TGAGCTTTTCCTCCCAAGCGGGCCCCCTGGCATTGACTGGCATAG TGAGCTTTTCCTCCCAGGCGGGCGCCCTGGTATTGACTGGCATAG TGAGCTCTTCTGCCCAGGTGGGACCCATGGCCTTAAGCGGCATAG ATGGTAAACCTGGAGGAAGAGTTGTGTTGGGCCCCCACAGGCCCCAGGCCAGTGTCCTTCAGCCTGGTGCTCATCCCCCCGGTGTGCTGAAGCTCAACCCTCCCTGGCACCCTGGTCTCCTGCTGAGCTGTG TGAGCTTTTCCTCCCAGGCGGGTCCCCTGGCATTGACTGGCATAG
- the LOC105499088 gene encoding uncharacterized protein isoform X6 — protein sequence MRPWRMSKRELTPATSLPHGGHFGLMSSTSVPDGETGGRLALDLLFLGQWPLARCPVPDALKLRSFMVHWSPALSCGEHIRVPLESCVSELFCPGGAMALSGIGFGGQEGQRCPVSMMDGEPGRRVVLGPHRPQASVLQPGAHPSSALKLRSSPARWSPALSCVSFSSQAGPLALTGIALSQVVRPEEDLLWVCCSWASGHQPVAQPCDMLKLRPFLVPWSPSLSCVSSSAQMGPMTLSGIGHDEDPPEKARGPGGLQALISDDEPGRRLLLGLNRPQASVHQPGVHPLVC from the exons ATGCGTCCATGGAGGATGAGCAAGCGTGAACTGACCCCCGCTACCTCCTTACCACATGGAGGTCATTTTGGACTCATGTCCTCCACCTCTGTCCCAGATGGTGAGACCGGAGGAAGGCTTGCATTGGACCTGCTGTTCCTGGGCCAGTGGCCATTAGCCCGGTGCCCAGTCCCTGATGCTCTGAAGCTCAGGTCCTTCATGGTGCACTGGTCTCCTGCACTGAGCTGTGGTGAGCACATCCGGGTCCCGCTGGAATCATGTGTGAG TGAGCTCTTCTGTCCAGGTGGGGCCATGGCCTTAAGCGGCATAG GGTTTGGTGGCCAGGAGGGTCAACGGTGCCCCGTTTCCATGATGG ATGGTGAGCCTGGAAGAAGAGTTGTGTTGGGCCCCCACAGGCCCCAGGCCAGTGTCCTTCAGCCTGGTGCTCATCCCTCCAGTGCATTGAAGCTCAGATCCTCCCCGGCACGCTGGTCTCCTGCACTGAGCTGTG TGAGCTTTTCCTCCCAAGCGGGCCCCCTGGCATTGACTGGCATAG CTCTCTCCCAGGTGGTGAGACCGGAGGAAGACTTGCTTTGGGTCTGCTGTTCCTGGGCCAGTGGCCATCAGCCTGTTGCCCAGCCCTGTGATATGCTGAAGCTCAGGCCCTTCCTGGTGCCCTGGTCTCCTTCCCTGAGCTGTG TGAGCTCTTCTGCCCAGATGGGGCCCATGACCTTAAGTGGCATAG GGCATGATGAAGACCCACCAGAGAAAGCACGTGGGCCCGGAGGCCTCCAGGCTTTGATTTCTG ATGATGAGCCTGGAAGAAGACTTCTGTTGGGCCTCAACAGGCCTCAGGCCAGTGTCCATCAGCCTGGTGTTCATCCCCTGGTGTGTTGA
- the LOC105499088 gene encoding collagen alpha-1(XXVII) chain B-like isoform X5, which translates to MRPWRMSKRELTPATSLPHGGHFGLMSSTSVPDGETGGRLALDLLFLGQWPLARCPVPDALKLRSFMVHWSPALSCGEHIRVPLESCVSELFCPGGAMALSGIGFGGQEGQRCPVSMMDGEPGRRVVLGPHRPQASVLQPGAHPSSALKLRSSPARWSPALSCVSFSSQAGPLALTGIVSFSSQAGALVLTGIVSSSAQVGPMALSGIDGKPGGRVVLGPHRPQASVLQPGAHPPGVLKLNPPWHPGLLLSCVSFSSQAGPLALTGIDGEPGGRLVLSPHRPQASVCQPGAHPLVC; encoded by the exons ATGCGTCCATGGAGGATGAGCAAGCGTGAACTGACCCCCGCTACCTCCTTACCACATGGAGGTCATTTTGGACTCATGTCCTCCACCTCTGTCCCAGATGGTGAGACCGGAGGAAGGCTTGCATTGGACCTGCTGTTCCTGGGCCAGTGGCCATTAGCCCGGTGCCCAGTCCCTGATGCTCTGAAGCTCAGGTCCTTCATGGTGCACTGGTCTCCTGCACTGAGCTGTGGTGAGCACATCCGGGTCCCGCTGGAATCATGTGTGAG TGAGCTCTTCTGTCCAGGTGGGGCCATGGCCTTAAGCGGCATAG GGTTTGGTGGCCAGGAGGGTCAACGGTGCCCCGTTTCCATGATGG ATGGTGAGCCTGGAAGAAGAGTTGTGTTGGGCCCCCACAGGCCCCAGGCCAGTGTCCTTCAGCCTGGTGCTCATCCCTCCAGTGCATTGAAGCTCAGATCCTCCCCGGCACGCTGGTCTCCTGCACTGAGCTGTG TGAGCTTTTCCTCCCAAGCGGGCCCCCTGGCATTGACTGGCATAG TGAGCTTTTCCTCCCAGGCGGGCGCCCTGGTATTGACTGGCATAG TGAGCTCTTCTGCCCAGGTGGGACCCATGGCCTTAAGCGGCATAG ATGGTAAACCTGGAGGAAGAGTTGTGTTGGGCCCCCACAGGCCCCAGGCCAGTGTCCTTCAGCCTGGTGCTCATCCCCCCGGTGTGCTGAAGCTCAACCCTCCCTGGCACCCTGGTCTCCTGCTGAGCTGTG TGAGCTTTTCCTCCCAGGCGGGTCCCCTGGCATTGACTGGCATAG
- the LOC105499088 gene encoding uncharacterized protein isoform X9: MRPWRMSKRELTPATSLPHGGHFGLMSSTSVPDGETGGRLALDLLFLGQWPLARCPVPDALKLRSFMVHWSPALSCGEHIRVPLESCVSELFCPGGAMALSGIGFGGQEGQRCPVSMMDGEPGRRVVLGPHRPQASVLQPGAHPSSALKLRSSPARWSPALSCVSFSSQAGPLALTGIVSFSSQAGALVLTGIVSSSAQVGPMALSGIDGKPGGRVVLGPHRPQASVLQPGAHPPGVLKLNPPWHPGLLLSCVSFSSQAGPLALTGIGCF; this comes from the exons ATGCGTCCATGGAGGATGAGCAAGCGTGAACTGACCCCCGCTACCTCCTTACCACATGGAGGTCATTTTGGACTCATGTCCTCCACCTCTGTCCCAGATGGTGAGACCGGAGGAAGGCTTGCATTGGACCTGCTGTTCCTGGGCCAGTGGCCATTAGCCCGGTGCCCAGTCCCTGATGCTCTGAAGCTCAGGTCCTTCATGGTGCACTGGTCTCCTGCACTGAGCTGTGGTGAGCACATCCGGGTCCCGCTGGAATCATGTGTGAG TGAGCTCTTCTGTCCAGGTGGGGCCATGGCCTTAAGCGGCATAG GGTTTGGTGGCCAGGAGGGTCAACGGTGCCCCGTTTCCATGATGG ATGGTGAGCCTGGAAGAAGAGTTGTGTTGGGCCCCCACAGGCCCCAGGCCAGTGTCCTTCAGCCTGGTGCTCATCCCTCCAGTGCATTGAAGCTCAGATCCTCCCCGGCACGCTGGTCTCCTGCACTGAGCTGTG TGAGCTTTTCCTCCCAAGCGGGCCCCCTGGCATTGACTGGCATAG TGAGCTTTTCCTCCCAGGCGGGCGCCCTGGTATTGACTGGCATAG TGAGCTCTTCTGCCCAGGTGGGACCCATGGCCTTAAGCGGCATAG ATGGTAAACCTGGAGGAAGAGTTGTGTTGGGCCCCCACAGGCCCCAGGCCAGTGTCCTTCAGCCTGGTGCTCATCCCCCCGGTGTGCTGAAGCTCAACCCTCCCTGGCACCCTGGTCTCCTGCTGAGCTGTG TGAGCTTTTCCTCCCAGGCGGGTCCCCTGGCATTGACTGGCATAG